One Phyllopteryx taeniolatus isolate TA_2022b chromosome 12, UOR_Ptae_1.2, whole genome shotgun sequence genomic window, TCATCTATAACGTGTGTAATATTTGTGTGCAGGCACTGGTGGCGTGGCATTGGGGATGTACAACACAGACAAATCCATCAGGGACTTTGCTCACAGCTCCTTTCAAATGGCTCTTGTTAAGTCCTGGCCTCTCTACCTCAGCACCAAGAACACCATCTTGAAGAAGTACGATGGACGATTCAAAGACATTTTCCAGGAGATTTATGAGAAGTacgcgcatgcacgcacacacatacacacagaagcATTCACACACTTGTACGTTTGTCTCTTTCATAGTCAAACACACCAAAAGGGGTACAGAGAAAAAtcagacatactgtaccttCATCAACATCAAACTGTAGTTCAAACCATGCGAGGTGGCTGCAAGTCTCTTGAGACATCAGCTCAGTAAGAATCtagtctgtttttcttttccgtcttttttttttttttatatctgtgATGCCACAACAGAGGGGCAGCATAGATGGCAATGCAGAAAAGTGGAATGGTAACCATGCAACCAGTAGTGGAACTTTGCAACGTACAAAGACTGCTTAGTTCAATATCAACAATGATATccgtctatccattttctatatcttatcctcactagggtcgcggttgagcttgagcctatcccagcatgCTTTGGGTGACAAGCGGGGTAAACCCTTGACAGGTTGCTCGCAGGGTGCACAttgacaaacgaccattcacattcacaactatggacaattcagactttgaacctaacatgcatgattttggagtGTGGATttgataccccccccccccccaaaaaaaaaaaaaattatgaagtTATGAGGATAATGATGGTTTgagcctggaacagattaattgatttattattattttatgtgggggggaaatcgttttgaaatttaaaaaaaagacactccTACTTATTTTTGCTCAACAGGGAATACCGTGCTAAGTTTGAGGCCAAAGGTATCTGGTACGAGCACCGGCTGATTGACGACATGGTGGCCCAGGCCATGAAGTCAGATGGAGGCTTCATTTGGGCCTGCAAGAACTACGATGGAGATGTACAGTCTGACTCCGTGGCTCAAGGTTGGCACAATGGATGGATTGGTGcataaaacagcaaaacaaatctgaaatGTAGCAACGGGGCTTTTCTATTTTTAGTTGACGGTTCCTGTGTTGATTCATTAAATATGCGTGTTAGGCATTTTCTGTCTCTACTCGATGGTACTGTGACTAATTTAGAAAACTGACATGTCCACTAGATTTCTATCGCCAGGGCAGCAATTTTATCATATACAACAAGTTTGATTAAGTTTGACCTTGcagaaaatactgtaaagcATTCACACGTTATTCCAAACCATTATTATTCTCCccaaattttgacattttactcCATCCACATCTCTCAACTaattcaaaccattcaaacTTCCAAATATTCACAAAATGTATGTTGTCCACATTCCAACAATTCCACCTTTtctaaatgaaaaaacacattcaagtAAATAAGACATTCCACCCAAAAATGTTGCTCAGCTTTCACATTCTAACTTCCAACTGTGCAGCTCATTCAGGATATCTTCTgaactatttttcacattccaaataaaaataataatccgcAAGTAATAAAAGATTTATAATTGCCAatacatgccacaagatggtggtcATGCAATACTTATTTGTAGTGGCCTGAGCACAATATTGAGTGAGTttttcaggttaaaaaaaaaatggtaactgGACTTCCCTTagatagcgctttatctacgcCATCACAATGCCCGAAGTGCTTTACGAAGCCTCACATTGGCCCATTCACACACTCATTCATACATCagtgggcggctgctgccaggCCCAATGGGAGCACAtttgggttcagtgtcttgaCACACGCAAACAGTCGGAGTTCATTTGAACCGTCGACCCTTGGGTTactggacaacccgctctaccaaATGAGCCACAAGCGCAAATGCACATATAGGTGAATAAGAAATTTTGGAATGTATGGGAGAACACTGTATTCCCCAACGTTCATGCAGATATTTTATCGTTTTGTTTCCACATTCCTCGACCAAAGCAAGCCAATGCCACTATTTgaacattcccaaaattcccATATTTCcacaataaaattcccaaattaaaaGATATTTTACATAGTTACCTTCTTTCAATTCCAGTCATTGCAGTTTCAAGTCTCACATTGTACATTTCCACAATGCGTTGATTTCACAGCATATCAGTTCGGCGTCAGCTCTTCGgcattcacatgcaatttcTGCGGAAATCGCATTCTTTAGTTTGAGTTTTGTGTTAAATGGCAATCATCTAAAGCCTTGCCCACATCCAATGGGGGAGACTCAAATGCTTCACTAATATTCTGTCACCCGTTTGTGTGCAATTAGTTGAAGTCACTAGTAAGCGTTTGTTAAAGTAAGGCCTCCGGAAGTATTGGTTTGTAAAAGCGCAAACATGCAGTAACAGATCTTTCCCCCTTATAGGCTACGGCTCCCTGGGTATGATGACCAGTGTGCTGATCTGTCCAGACGGACGGACCGTGGAGTCGGAGGCGGCGCACGGCACAGTGACGCGCCACTACAGGCAACATCAGCAGGGGAAAGAAACCTCCACAAACCCCATAGGTACGGAGCATCAGCTATAACCCAAACATGGACGTTCTGTTTGTGTCCGAGAATGATTGGAGCATTTTGTTCCTCGCAGCATCCATCTTTGCGTGGACGCGAGGCCTCCTCCATCGCGCGAAGCTGGACAGCAACGTGGAGCTGCGCGTGTTCGCGGAAGCACTTGAGGACGTTTGTGTCGAGACCATTGAGGCGGGCTTCATGACCAAGGATTTGGCCATCTGCATCAAGGGCCTGTCAAAGTTAGTTAGTCGCAATTTGTCGGTGCTGACAATCTTTATCACCGTTTTCACTAAAGCGGCTGTCACGTAACTCACAAAATGTCCAGGATGTTcagctttcgggtgaaattttagaatgaacataaaatgcacTACAGTGGACCCCGACTATAAGTGGAGGGTAGGGACGGCGAAAGCGCGAATAGGCGTAAGTAGTAAATGGATTTACACattccactggttttgatgCCATGTTTAGTCAGCAAAAGCAGACATGAACGCCGCCATCTTATCTCTCCACTCCTGCTGACTGCCACAAATCCAACACCACTGCTGTTATATTTGTGAGCGGATGAGTAAGTCGGGCGTTGGGAGTGGAGCGAGTAAACCACCTTCTCCCTTTCACTATGGGAGTGTGTAACATGTTATGTTCACAGCTGACACAAATGGCTCGTTGTCTCAATTATTGAGATGCAGGAAATATCATACATACTGAAAGTATTTTGCTCCCCCCAATAACTGAGGATCGCGCCtcccaaaaatctgcaaatacgTGAATTTAATCAGACCTTCTCGAAACATTTGAATGCGTATGTCCAActtttcaatgtttcagtattttttgcacaacttgctgttctcaaaCAAATAGTTGAATGGCAAATTTCACAACAGGCGTCCATgaatcaaccaatacatttccatgGACGTCCACTTCGATACCCATCTCTTCCAATCTCTCCAGTCTCACGAGGTcgaaatgtgaacagcatgatgaagaggttgTTTAAATCATGGAAAAGGATGTAACACTTTTCAAAACCTAATACATTTTCCCACTAATCTTCCTCTGCTTACAGTGTGAAACGTGCTGACTACCTGAACACCTTCGAGTTCTTGGACAAGCTGGCAGAGAACCTAAAGGCCAAGCTGGCCAATCAGCCTAAGCTGTGATGCACTTGAACGCGCACGCTCACGCTGCTGCTGCCGCTGGAGGCTTGCCGGTCAGACAAAAGCAGGGAAGACCCGGTCCACGTCTCCAGCAGGACTTTGGAATAGAGAATACATTAATTCCTTCACACAGGAGGTGTGAATAGACTGCACGGTACTCGAATGAAGTATGAATAATACACAAAAAGCATTGCGTCACTGTCCAATGTAAAACATGTAACTCCagattttgtgtgatttttttttttttgtttgtttgttttttttgtctttttatgtgtttgtttttaatctgaaaaatagcaaacatgtttttatgttttggacaagaaagaaagatgaaaacaaaaatgtggagCTACATGCATGCCATTGAATAGTGCTAACTGAGAAGCTCCAGTAATAATTCTAATCATGAAGAATAATTACACGTGGTTTTATGTTTGACCAAGTTTATTTCAATTTTACATTTAGAAATCTTTGTATTACCAGTGTTGTCTATTTGCATCCAAGTAACAACATCCTGCCATAGAACCTCATTAAAATGTCcatctgatgttttttttttttttttaaacacctcaAATGTTCCAATGTAAGTTTAGTTTAAATGTTATGATTGTCATTCTTATTCTGTCCAAAAATGGAATTTGCACCAGTGTTTTTACGAAAACAGCAGACAATAATTGAAATGAACCAGATCCCACTGTAATTTATATTTGCGTGGAAAAGGTTATCGAAATATTAAattaagattttctttttaattttgccAACTCTCAAGAACCcaatcaaaaaacattttaagcgGTATGAGAGTTTCTCTATTTTTTTGGGGCAACAGGTGTCCCAGGTCCTTACCCCTTATCAAATAAAGCATACCTTCGTTAATGTAACATTAAATGATACTCATACTTTATACTTCCCACACCACACAAAtttttacccccccaaaaaaaaatgttttccaggcTGCTACACAGCTTAGAAATGTTTTCGTCATAAAATGTCACTCTGTGACATGTCCCACCACAATCTTTTTGAGAATTAGGGTCTTTGATAACCCATTGAGTTTTTTACGCACCTGACTCATGCCCCTTCAAAGTACGTGCATTCTCCCTTAATGgcttctgacacacccacctTGCGAAGCGTCTCATTTGTGCGCAAGGACTCAAGAGgtgtgactcattgaagtccGAGGCTTTCTGTAATTTCCAGAGCGTGGAGTTTTCGGGAGATGTGCATTCCATAGAAATAGCAAATGTGAAATTTGGAAAATACGTCACACTGTAAATCTGAAATTAATTTCGGGAGGGGAGTTTTTTTAGTATGAAAGTGTCACTTGGTTTTGGTCAtgtgatggtgtcgtggtacactcgcctgactttggtgcgggcagcatgggttcagttcccactcagtgacggtgtgaatgtgagtgtgaatggttgtctgtgtcgatatgtgccctgtgactgactggcaaccagttcagggtgtagtccgcctttcgcccgaagtccgctggcGTAGGCTCCgacgccccgcgaccctaaccaggataagcggtttttagaatggatggatggaccttggttttgtcatacaagtgtcgaGAAAAGGCCCTTctttttgacccagttttgtatctgttatgtccatatttggctaagaccgccccctttcctctgattggttgcctccgtgtagaagacccacttgtgagagcacacgtgtttgttatgttgagagCGCtggatcggggggggggggagaggtaggcggagatctttgctagtgacatagataagctcaagaaattcgaatgacctgagtTCAGGTCTCtctgcagaaaaacgtctgggacTCAGAAATGCGTGGATGGTTTTagttcatatttcacgtttacatATCATTATTTAacttaataattaataattttgtttgATGTTGGGCTGCAGCTTGCCTGATGTGATCAACAATTGTGATtcaaatattgatcaaaatgatTGTGATTAAGATTTTGGTTCATGCAGCCCAACTACAAGGCAAGCCCAACGTGCAATAAATCCTTAACAAATGCGGCTTTCGGACTTGCAACAGTTACAAGTTGTCGATATTGGTGTGGGTTGGAACACAAACGCTGACACAAAATGGACACTCATTAACACTTTAATAAACATCCTCAACGCACCTCAACATCGCGGACGGCGGTTGACGCAAAACGTCGTTATATCGTTAGCAGGCTAGCATTGTCGTCCCACCCACGCGCGCGCGCATGCAGACGCGCGCAGAGGTCCCGGGTCATGCGGACTGGAGGCTTTCGAACCCGCAGAACTTCCAGCGCTTCTCCAGCGTAGCGCCGACGCCGCTCAGCTCCTGGCGGAACATGAGGGGCAGACGGACCATGAGGCGCTCCAGTTGCCCCGACGACACCTgagcaccacacacacacacacgtcgacttagtgtcacattttgtttttgtgagctTGTGCGTaatgtttgtgagtgtgtgtgtttattgaatgtgtgtgtgtgcttgtgtgtacgTTTGAGTGTGTATATACAGAACGTGTGTGTGAACCTGCATGGGCGTGTGTGTTCGtgtacatgcgtgtgtgtgagtttctgtgaatgtgtgtgtgcgcacgcgcgtACTTGGGAGTCCAGTCTCTGCACATATGACCCCAAGTATTCCAGGTTGGCTCCAAACGGATGAACTTGCAGGAAAGCCGACATCACGCCTGACAAAACAGACATCGAACATATTCATccagaaataaaaaatgtgactaACAACATAcaagacatacagtaattcatgaGAACGATAATCAAGATTAAGGTCAATGGGTGTAAATAAGTCTAAACGGTACGCAAGAAAAAGCAGGAATCACAGTTGCATACTAATGAGCAACTCATTTGGATACGGAGGTTCATCTCATTTGCATACGGACGCTTGGAGTTACCCAGAAGCAGAGCCTCCTTCTCAGACACCAGCCCGCCGCCGGCACCGCCGCCCTCGCTTCGTCTCCTCTCTCGGTTCACGAACGATGGCGACAAAAACCCGTTCACCTAAAacacatgcgcgcgcgcacaacGAATGAGGATGAGTTGATTGACAGCTTGTTGAAGCATGTCAAAGTTGAGCTCTGACCTTTTCCCGGAGTTCCAAAACACTTCCCTCCACGCTATTCTTCACAAGCTGAACCGCAGCAATCACGAAAAACAAGTTGGGAAGCAAAAGGTTGAAATAAGTCGTAAATCAGAGATCAGGAATGAGAagtttgtcccaaaaaaaaagacaaaattgtgCTGTTTGTGTACTTTGTGTTGTAATGACAGCAGCTCCCGTTCCAGGAAATGACTGTCTTCGCGGGCCTGCTGTAACTCCCCCTCCTTGCCGGACAACTCGTCCTGCAGCCGCAACACTTGCTACACAACAAATACACCACAAACGCGCGAGCACGTCAAGTCTGCTActcaacaaacacacaacaagcACGCAAAGACGTCTGCAATACTGCATATGACCACCAGGTGGAGGCATGGCAGCGTCAATGTGTGTTCAAATTGGGgaaatgcattaaaaacaaaaagcatgccaatagaacacaaatatttttaaagagaaatagaaaaaaaaatcaggccatttaaatgtataaaatataaataatgacaaaaacattgaatatatacataaaattacatatatattattaatctACATCAACATATTTAATATACAAACCCgaatcccaatgaagttgggacactgtgtagaatgtaaataaaaagaatgtgatgatgTGAAACCTACCTATATTCtattgaatacacttcaaagaaaagattaactttatttttattttttattttttttttaatattctctcattttgagttTAATGCCTGTAGCGTTCCAAAACaaactgggacaggggcatggttaccactgtgttacatccctttccttttaacaacactcaataagcatttgggaacacTTATTGCTTTATAGGAATCCTTtcacatttttgcttgatgtacaacttcggTTGCTCAACGGTCCAGGGTCTCTGTTGTAgcattttgcgcttcataacgcaccgcacattttcaatgggagacagttcaGGACTGCTGGCATCATTTGAGGGATTGTATTTTCCGTATCGTATCAGAAAGGAAATCGGTGGTATGGATCATTAGCGGACACACAAAAGGAGCAAATCAAAGGCAAAATCTATTTGTGGCggcccccaaaaataaatgtatatgtgggAAACCACAGTTGTTCATGCAGTTGTTCCCTACATGGTGAACCtagccccatctttgcttgtgaacaactgagcctttcaggaatgctccttttatacccaatgaTGACACTCACCAATTTCCAATTAAGCTGTTCACCTGTATGCTAttgcaaacaggtgttttttttttttttttttttttttttagcataccTCAACTTtgccagtcttttgttgcccctgtcccagcttttgtagaacatgttgcaggcatccaaTTCAAAATGCGAGACTATGTATtcatcagtttgagcattaaacatcttgtctttgttgtttattcaattgaatataggtgaAAAGggatttgcaattcattgtatTCCGAACTTCATTTGAATCGGGGTTTGTGCATATAAATAAGTCCATAAGTACCTGTTGCATTTGTAGCACACGCTGGTTCAGCAGCTGCACAGAAGCGTCCGGCCACTGCCACCCGGCCACCGCGAGTACGTGATGGTCGCCATCTTGGCCTGACGCCTTCCCCGCCAGAAGCTGCGCCTGCTTCTCGTAAGCATCCATTTGCCATCTCAGGAAGTGGTGCTCCAACGTGGCGGCAGCGGGACACGGTGCGCCTGGCACAATGCCACGCATGTGAACGTGAAGgggcacgtacaaacacacgcacgcactcgaCAGGAGCCCGAGCTCACCCTCTTCTTCACCGCAAATCTTCATTTTCACCATCTTCATCTTCTTGTTGCAAGGaccttcatcatcatcgtccTCATCTTCGTCCTCATCCTGGTCGTCTTCATCATCCTGACGTCTGAGGCCCGACACCTCGTCGCTGTGAACCTGGAACGACAAAATCAttgtcattatcatcatcatcattatcatcaccaCAAACATCCTCATcacatcattttcatcatcatcaccgccatcatcatcttcatcattttCATATTAATTCTGTCTGTCTGAATGTCTCTCTGTTGACTAGTTGAGGAGGACTAGAGTGGCGGGTACATACCAATCCCGATGGGTACCAACGTGATAGGATGAGTAGGTACCAACCTTGGTTGGACGTTGGCACCAACCTCCATAGGATAGGCAACCTTGCTGGGTACCCACCTGGCACTGCCTGGTCCACATGTCAATGTTCTTGCGCTGAGCTTTGGAGAAATGGTCCCGAGACTTTTGTCGGCCCGACGCCACCAACACAGATGAGATCTGATCCACTTCGGCCGCAAAAGGGGGGGGAAACAGGAAGTGAATGGGAGGGAGCAGGAagtgaggaagaggaagtgaGGAGGTGGAAGGCGTCAAGACAAAAATAATCCATTTATGTGTGTGTCGACTGCATATTTACACGTGTTTACGTGTGTACTTACAAATGTACTTACGTGTTCTGTACTTGTTTTCACGTGTTTATTGAACatatacaaaacaaagcaacacaAGATAGATTataaatgaaaaggaaaaaaagaaatgaacaaaTGTAGATTTTCAATATGAGAAGgaagaagcaaaaaaacaaaaaaaaattgagtcCTCACCCTAATTCTGAGTACAGATTTGACtcatagtttttgttgttttttgcttgtaactgatgtgtgtgtgtgtgtgtgtgtgtatagatatagattcattcattcatcttccgttccgcttatcctcactagggtcgcgggcatgctggagcgagaggcagagtacaccctgaactggtcgccggccacataaacaaacaaccatttgcactcacattcacaccgacgggcaatttcgagtcgtcaatcaacctaccacgcatgtttttgggatgtgggaggaaaccggagcgcccggagaaaacccacgcaggcacggagagaacatgcaaactccacagaggcggggccgggatttgaaccccggtcctcagaactgtgaggtagatgtgctaaccagtcgtctaccatgCCGGAGCTACATGTGTTCAGTTTAATGTCATACTCATTCCACGTTAACTCTTCTTACGGACATCTCTGTTTTGTATTTGtccttgtcatgttttttttttaaatacacctgTTCCCCTTAAATTATAACAACTTGCTCTACTTACAAACAGCTTCTGAGTTCTGTGGCAAAGTAAATTGTTGTGGATTTTGTACCTTAGTAGTCAGAagctgttcttgttttttccctGAGCTATAGAGAGTTGTGTCATCAACAATAAGATACATTTAAAGACTTTGGTGACATTGCagatattattaatattgtatGAATAAGTTGTGGCCCAGCACAGATCCTTGGGGGACCCCATAAGTGATCTTTAATTGATTTGAGCATTAATTATTAAATTGCACATATTGAAATCTGTCAACCAAGTAACTTTTCATCCACTTGTATGCCAGACCTCATATGCCATATCTCTATAATTTATTCATGAACTTACTATGATCACTCgtgtcaaaagcttttttttaaatctataaaAACCCCAGTAGTGTATTCTTTACTGTCTATGTTGATCTGTATCCCCTCCACCAGCTCCATGACTGCCATCAAGGTGGACCTTTTTGCTCTGAAGCCAAATTGGTTTTCACTTAAAGGTTTGTGTTTGTCAATAAATTTGTCAAGTTTGTGTGCAAATAATTTTTCCAAGATTTTGGAGAAGTGTGGAATCAGTGATATTGGTCTGGAGTTTGTGAATCGATGTTTGTCTCTGCTTATGTAGATTGGTATTACTATAGCTACAGTGTTTTCCACTTTGGATGGAAAAAGACCAGTTTGAAAGGACCAGTTCCAAATTTATGTCACTTACTAATACCATGTCAATATTAAAGCAATTTCtggactttttaattgttttgtcgttgacaaagtctgttagttcccgAATAGCccgctgttgtttacttccACAGTGgagcaatgcaggcagagaatgggaatgatgtatttctgggtcacacattcgcacacatatacacacatttacacacatcccccagactcacagctgtggtgtccttgagcaagacactgataccccgaaatgctccccgggcacttcagctgccccctgctccagtgtgttccactaacgtgtatgtgttcactgtgatgggttaaatgcagagaacaaatttcgtgtatatgttcatgacaataaaaggttattcttcttcttcagaaaaaaaaagaaagatagaTCCAATCCCATAAGCCGTGCCTCTTTTGCCAACGTGGCGGCCACGTCATGATGGTTATTGTCATGATGTATCTATTGTGTATTGTTGTGCCATAGAGTGcagcacagagagagagagagagagagagagagagagagagagagagagagagtgttaACTAAGGAATACAAAagacaagtctctggagtctggaatatgctatttttggtacagtaattttttttgtcaagccgttaaCCTTTGGCAACTGATTTGGAAATaagaagcacactaattcctggcggctcatgaaagtgactcgcctatgatgagtactgtacgtcaacacaAAAGCATGGTCAGTTTGGATCAAATGTGaagttttcaaacatttcaagcttttttatatatatatttatttacaataactgtactgtactgggcgttttaggacatgaaaaaaaaaactacaaaaaaaaatttgtacttacaataatatgggtgcatatggcctgaCAAAAAGTGCTTTAATGTACAATCGACAATCGGCTGTATTGCACAAaccccgcccctattagtccattctattgaggttccacCGTCGCTCTTAACTCAGGAATTCCTTTAGCTAGGTCACTTGCCcacttggacaaaaaaaacaacaactattaaATTACGTAGCTATAGCCTTATTTTCCTCAACAATagtgtttttgtgatttatgAAGTATTCGGGACAACCCATTGTTTTAGAAACATGTTTGATTATACTATTTAATACTCACCATAGCTCTTGTGTGTTGCTCTTATTCTGCTCCAATAATGTGTAGTAATGTTCTTTCTTACTCATTCATACTCATTGTTAtactaattatattttattgtaattacacGTGTAGTTACGTGTGTACTTGCATGTGTACTTACGCGTGTACTTACTTACACAGTGGCAGTTCTAGCCCGATTTTAGCGGGGTGGCTAGACTGGGTCCAAGGGGTTTTTTCAGGGGGGCCGGACTCCACTCCAAGGGGTGTGGGGGGTTAGGGGGAGTACACTGCTATCTGAAACATTTTGagtccattttattttgtcaatgggtggggggggggctgctgcTGTGGGGGTCACAGAGGGGCCAAGCTCATCTTACTTTTCAACTTACATGTGAACTCACTCGCATGTGCAGTGAACATTGAACGCTTCATTCAGGGATGAAAAATTCAGCCCGCGAATTTGAGATGGAGAGGCCCCCcgaattttttttgttcctcctgcCGTGCAACCAAGCCCCGAACACGAACCAATGAGCGGTGACCGAGATTTTACGTCTCATAATTTTTGCAGTACACTGTACTATGCATAATACAAGTCAATACAACTCTACTGGTCTGGCTATTGCTGCTTCCTCTTTcattctcttcctcctccttctccaagatcagcaccacctcctcactgccaccatgactggggtcacccagtccctcaataacccATTTGCTAGTGGCCTTCACTCCTGATGTTGCTgctcctaataataataataataacaataataatcataataagtATTATCTTCTAAATACACAAAGGCAATCCATGTAAGAAAAAGCCATaaatcactcacacacacacacagacacacacacactccctctTTGGAGGGTTTACACTTCCTTGTAACAGAGTAATCCCTCAACTGCTTAAAGAGTAATGTGACCTAATCACAAAGTGAGGTCATTTTTTGATGGCGAGCAACAAC contains:
- the idh1 gene encoding isocitrate dehydrogenase [NADP] cytoplasmic, producing MATKIKAGSVVEMQGDEMTRVIWELIKQKLIFPYLELDLHSYDLGMENRDATNDQVTVEAAEAVRRYSVGIKCATITPDEKRVEEFKLKQMWRSPNGTIRNILGGTVFREAIICRNIPRLVPGWVKPIIIGRHAHGDQYKATDFVIPGPGKVEMIYTPVSGEQVKFVVHNFEGTGGVALGMYNTDKSIRDFAHSSFQMALVKSWPLYLSTKNTILKKYDGRFKDIFQEIYEKEYRAKFEAKGIWYEHRLIDDMVAQAMKSDGGFIWACKNYDGDVQSDSVAQGYGSLGMMTSVLICPDGRTVESEAAHGTVTRHYRQHQQGKETSTNPIASIFAWTRGLLHRAKLDSNVELRVFAEALEDVCVETIEAGFMTKDLAICIKGLSNVKRADYLNTFEFLDKLAENLKAKLANQPKL
- the LOC133486572 gene encoding ecto-NOX disulfide-thiol exchanger 1-like isoform X3 — its product is MTSHGSAVASDSVCMPKLEPLLGIMATTVNPVTAAVGPVVLPPRPHPTLPPAPSPDTPLPAVKEIIRHNGCMLFPQNPNLSPPSTRARPPGCKTVFVGGLPENTSEDIIREVFSPCGDIIALRKSKKNFCHVRFSEEFMVDKALYLSGYRLRIGSSMDKKDSAKIHVDFAQARDDLYEWECKQRLLERENRLQHQDQRDYHMHEEQAPPSLTPASLPPTPHPHFSEHEAAVLAEGLKDRKQFSWAASVLLLWLDGGEVNRSSANKMYALIESANVHATQLRRDATQQRRALRRAQDAFNSALTGILMQLDQISSVLVASGRQKSRDHFSKAQRKNIDMWTRQCQVHSDEVSGLRRQDDEDDQDEDEDEDDDDEGPCNKKMKMVKMKICGEEEGAPCPAAATLEHHFLRWQMDAYEKQAQLLAGKASGQDGDHHVLAVAGWQWPDASVQLLNQRVLQMQQQVLRLQDELSGKEGELQQAREDSHFLERELLSLQHKLVKNSVEGSVLELREKVNGFLSPSFVNRERRRSEGGGAGGGLVSEKEALLLGVMSAFLQVHPFGANLEYLGSYVQRLDSQVSSGQLERLMVRLPLMFRQELSGVGATLEKRWKFCGFESLQSA